AAGTTCTTTAGCAGCTATTTTGGCATCTTCAAAGAAAAGTTCGTAGAAATCTCCCATACGGAACATTAAAAGAGTATTTTTGTATTGCTCTTTAATTTCAAGGTATTGTTTAAGAGCAGGTGTTAATTTTCTTTTGGACTTATCCATTGTTGTCTCTTTTAACCTATGGTATGACTTTATATTTTAAGTAAAAACGTTGTTTCAGTCCAGTTCGAAAAAATTTTCACATTCATTTGCTAATAAAAATTATTTTACATAAGTTTCTTTTTTTATCTAGTAGTGTTAATATTCTACGTAATTTTTATGCTGTATTTGCTGCAAATACCTCTTGACATCACAATTTAATTTTACTAAACTACATCTCGGTAATACTAACCTATAATAGGGAGGTAAAAGGGATGTCTTTATTTGGTACGAAGAAAATAAGAACCTTCGCCCCGCCGAAAGATGCCAGAAAGGGGGGAGGAACATACCTTCCGGGAGAGCTGAAAGGTATCATCAAAATTAATACTGACAGGTGTGTGGCATGTGATACCTGTAGGCCTCACTGTCCAGCTGACGCCATCAATGGAAAGCTTGGAGAACCTCATTCTATTGATGTTGACCGCTGTATAGCCTGTGGTCAGTGCCTTGTTAACTGTCCTTTTCAGGCTATTGAGCAGATGTCTCAAATTGATGAGGTTTCTGCCAGGTTAAAAGATCCAAACACAGTAGTTGTTTTTGCACCTGCCCCGGCAGTGAGGGTGGCTCTCGCAGAAGAGTTTGGTGGTAAAACAGGAGAGCTTACTGTGGGTAGAATGTACAATGCCTTTAAAAAGCTTGGAAACAACGTAAAAATCTATGATATCAACCTTGCTGCTGACCAGACAATCTGGGAAGAAGGAATGGAGTTTATCTGTAAGGTTCTTTATCATGTTGTTGGTTTGAAAAAGTGGGAAATTGATGAAGAAATGGCAAAGGCTCTTGGGATTGAGCCAGTAACGATTAATCTCGAATGGTGTGAACACCATCCTCTTCCACACTTTACAAGCTGTTGCCCGGGATGGATAAGGTGGATGGAACTTTATGCACCTGCCGTTCGTCCTCATGTTTCAGGAACTAAATCTCCGCAGCAAATTTTTGGTCCATCTGCCAAAACCTGGGCTGCATTAGATGTATGGAAAGTTGATCCGAGAAAAGTCTATAACGTTACAGTAATGCCTTGTACATCAAAGATTTTTGAGGCTTCAAGGCCCGAGTTTAAGTCTGCTTATGAGTACCTGAAAGAAAACGGTAAGATTCCGGAAGATACACCTCCGTTTCCTGATGTTGATGCTGTTCTTACGACAAGGGATATGGCAGAGCTTCTCAGAAGAAACGGTATTAATCCTCTTGAAATGCCTGAAAAGATTGAAAATCCTGAGCCTACTGAAATATATACCGGTGGTGGAACAATTTTTGGAACATCTGGTGGTGTTACAGAAGCGGCTCTTCGTATGGCTTACTTTGTTCTTTCAGGTGAAGAGCCTCCAAAGTGGGATATCTATCCTGTTCGTGGTTATACAACAGGTATTAGAGAGGCTGTTATTCCTATTCCTGTTAAGTTACTTGGAGGAAAAACTTTTGATCTTCAAGTTTGTGTTGTGAATGGAAACAGAAATCATCTTCCGCAGATAGTAAAAGAAGTTCTTGATGGAAGCTCCAAATATCACTGGATAGAGGTTATGAACTGTCCAGGTGGATGTGTTGACGGAGGAGGACAACCTGTTAATGGTATGGGAACAGGCTGGATTGATGGGCTTTTCCCAATTCCAAAAGAAGTAGGAAATAGTATTTAAATTTGAGGGAGGTAAGAAAGAATGAAGAGGTTACCTTACAAGTATGAAGAAGGTCCCGCTTCTATGGTTGTTTCCAGAAGGGGATTTTTAAAGGTAACAGGTATCCTTGCTGCGTTTGTGGCTTTTGGAAAAGCGGTTATAGGTTACTTTTACGGTAAAAGGCATGACTATATTACATCAAGGCAAGATGGTCTTTACGAAGATGATAAGATTCACCAAAGAGAAGGACTTGCCGCTTCTCAAGAGAACCCGACAGTTAAAAAGTATTACGAAGAGTTTGGAGAATATCCGTTAAGTGAGAAATCCCATCACCTTCTCCATACGCATCATTATTATGAAAGATGGCAATTAGCCAAAGCAAAAGGGGAGGTGTATCATGGCTAATGATTACATGAATAAAGTTCTAAAGTTTCCTCTTCCGAATAAGATTTTTCACAACGTTAACGCTGTAACCTGGTATATTCTTCTTATCACAGGTTTAATAGCTTACTTTAAGCTTGCTTCTCCGCAGACTATGGCTCTAATGATGAAGATTCACATCTATACGGCTGTCATTTTTACGCTTAACTTCATAGCTTTTGTATTTATTACCCCTCATAGATTCTATATGATGCTTGATAGACTATTTACATGGGACAAGGATACGTTTGCCTGGTTTAAGAACTTTGGCGGTTATCCGAGGATGCTTGGAATTCCTTTTGGTCCTGAAGAGGTAGCACCTCAAGGTAAGTACAACGCAGGTCAGAAGTTAAGTTATCCCATGTTTGTGTTCTTTGTTGCGATTCTTATCGTAACAGGATGGGGACTCTTTCTCTTTAAACATGCTCTTGGGAAAGGTTTATTTACCGTTATGTTTTATGTTCACGTTTGGGGTTCTATTCTTGTCAGTGCAATGGCAACATTCGGTCACGTTCCCCTTGCTCTTATTCACCCTGATGATGTTAAGGCAATGTTTAGATTTGGTCCTGGAACCGTACCTATAGAAGTTGCAGCTCATCACAACCCTAAGTGGGTTAAAAATGAAATTGTTGAAATAGACCTTCCAAAAGATATTCCGGAGGGACATCACCACTAATGAAATTTCGCATTGAAAGAGACTTTTTGGGAGAGGTATCTATCCCCGCTGACCGGTATTATGGTGCTCACACCGCCCGGGCGGCGGGGAATTTTCCTATTTCAGGATATAAAGTTCCTT
The sequence above is a segment of the Desulfurobacterium indicum genome. Coding sequences within it:
- a CDS encoding [Fe-Fe] hydrogenase large subunit C-terminal domain-containing protein; translated protein: MSLFGTKKIRTFAPPKDARKGGGTYLPGELKGIIKINTDRCVACDTCRPHCPADAINGKLGEPHSIDVDRCIACGQCLVNCPFQAIEQMSQIDEVSARLKDPNTVVVFAPAPAVRVALAEEFGGKTGELTVGRMYNAFKKLGNNVKIYDINLAADQTIWEEGMEFICKVLYHVVGLKKWEIDEEMAKALGIEPVTINLEWCEHHPLPHFTSCCPGWIRWMELYAPAVRPHVSGTKSPQQIFGPSAKTWAALDVWKVDPRKVYNVTVMPCTSKIFEASRPEFKSAYEYLKENGKIPEDTPPFPDVDAVLTTRDMAELLRRNGINPLEMPEKIENPEPTEIYTGGGTIFGTSGGVTEAALRMAYFVLSGEEPPKWDIYPVRGYTTGIREAVIPIPVKLLGGKTFDLQVCVVNGNRNHLPQIVKEVLDGSSKYHWIEVMNCPGGCVDGGGQPVNGMGTGWIDGLFPIPKEVGNSI
- a CDS encoding iron hydrogenase small subunit, encoding MKRLPYKYEEGPASMVVSRRGFLKVTGILAAFVAFGKAVIGYFYGKRHDYITSRQDGLYEDDKIHQREGLAASQENPTVKKYYEEFGEYPLSEKSHHLLHTHHYYERWQLAKAKGEVYHG
- a CDS encoding cytochrome b/b6 domain-containing protein translates to MANDYMNKVLKFPLPNKIFHNVNAVTWYILLITGLIAYFKLASPQTMALMMKIHIYTAVIFTLNFIAFVFITPHRFYMMLDRLFTWDKDTFAWFKNFGGYPRMLGIPFGPEEVAPQGKYNAGQKLSYPMFVFFVAILIVTGWGLFLFKHALGKGLFTVMFYVHVWGSILVSAMATFGHVPLALIHPDDVKAMFRFGPGTVPIEVAAHHNPKWVKNEIVEIDLPKDIPEGHHH